Proteins encoded in a region of the Shewanella polaris genome:
- a CDS encoding pseudouridine synthase: protein MHIFTYQPPSIPWLDIRYKDRDIIVINKPSGLLSNPGRSPDTHDTAITRLQRCYPEAILIHRLDCDTSGILIFARTKKAESHLKIQFQNRQAKKIYIAEVMGHVSEQQGKVNFAIGPNPDSPPFQILTDSGKAALTYFQVLEHRVQSTLMELKPHTGRTHQLRVHMLALGHAILGDEFYGDTETINASKRLNLHAQSLTITHPYSQVEMTFFSQHPF from the coding sequence ATGCACATCTTTACTTATCAGCCGCCGTCCATTCCATGGTTGGACATACGCTATAAAGACCGTGACATTATCGTCATCAATAAACCTTCAGGTTTGTTATCAAATCCTGGGCGATCACCTGATACACACGATACGGCAATAACCCGTTTACAACGATGCTATCCAGAAGCTATTCTCATCCATCGCTTAGATTGTGACACTTCAGGCATCTTAATTTTTGCTCGAACCAAAAAAGCAGAATCGCATTTAAAAATACAATTTCAAAACCGCCAAGCTAAAAAAATATATATTGCTGAAGTCATGGGCCATGTCAGCGAGCAACAAGGCAAAGTAAACTTTGCCATTGGGCCAAATCCTGATTCGCCACCATTCCAAATACTCACAGACTCAGGCAAAGCAGCGCTAACCTACTTTCAAGTGCTTGAGCATAGAGTTCAGTCGACCTTGATGGAACTTAAACCGCACACAGGTCGCACCCATCAACTTAGAGTGCATATGCTTGCGCTGGGACACGCTATTTTAGGTGATGAATTCTATGGCGATACCGAAACAATAAATGCCAGTAAACGCTTAAACCTACATGCGCAATCACTCACAATTACCCACCCTTACAGCCAAGTCGAAATGACCTTTTTTAGTCAGCATCCGTTTTAA
- a CDS encoding protein disulfide oxidoreductase: MAPWFINLQFKLKSRRFWLTSLRDIILIGVILFAIASYLQRDMKTGVATPINAHSITQKPISLFTSTATGAQQHAKWQTNSHKPTLVYFWGTWCPVCSVTSPMVDSVNLKQDYQVVSIAVASGTDAGINTFMQQHHYHFDVINQQNQPQTISLSQQWGAMALPAIYIVDTENNIRFVTSGITSSWGMSLRLWLARW, translated from the coding sequence ATGGCGCCATGGTTTATTAACCTACAGTTCAAACTAAAATCCAGACGTTTTTGGTTAACCAGCTTACGCGATATCATACTTATTGGCGTTATATTATTTGCCATTGCGAGTTATTTACAGCGAGATATGAAAACAGGTGTTGCCACTCCAATTAACGCACATTCGATTACTCAGAAGCCAATTTCATTATTTACCTCAACAGCAACTGGCGCTCAACAACATGCAAAATGGCAAACAAATTCTCATAAACCCACCTTAGTTTATTTTTGGGGTACTTGGTGTCCAGTATGCAGCGTCACCTCGCCAATGGTGGACTCGGTTAACCTAAAGCAAGATTATCAAGTAGTTTCCATTGCAGTAGCCTCTGGTACCGATGCAGGCATTAATACTTTTATGCAACAACATCATTATCACTTTGATGTAATCAACCAACAAAATCAGCCTCAAACAATATCATTGAGCCAACAATGGGGCGCAATGGCCTTACCTGCTATTTATATTGTTGATACTGAAAATAATATTCGATTTGTAACCTCTGGGATAACCAGTAGTTGGGGAATGTCACTTCGATTATGGTTAGCAAGGTGGTAA
- a CDS encoding ACP phosphodiesterase has product MNFLAHLHLADISDTHLIANLSGDFAKGNIGQHPKHLQQGIWLHRQIDQVTDSHEIIVDLLKLFPKTSRRVAPILIDLVFDHYLAFYWEEYHHQPLDEFCQKAYQQLNATAELPPTLQAIAPQIIQQDWLNSYQTRQGLNQAIKGVSKRLSKPELFDHAIKDIDKIYIDIEIAFRTFYPQLMAYSKIYSRKTPIEYLP; this is encoded by the coding sequence ATGAACTTTTTAGCTCACTTACATTTAGCCGACATCAGCGATACCCACTTAATAGCTAATTTGTCGGGTGATTTCGCCAAAGGTAACATAGGACAACACCCAAAACATTTACAACAAGGCATATGGCTTCATCGTCAAATAGATCAGGTTACTGACAGCCATGAAATTATTGTCGATCTCCTGAAACTGTTTCCTAAAACATCACGCCGTGTGGCACCGATATTAATTGATTTGGTATTCGATCATTACTTAGCGTTTTATTGGGAAGAGTATCATCACCAACCATTAGATGAGTTTTGCCAAAAAGCGTATCAACAACTGAATGCGACAGCGGAATTGCCTCCAACATTACAAGCCATTGCACCGCAAATTATCCAACAAGATTGGTTAAATAGTTACCAAACAAGACAAGGCTTAAATCAAGCGATTAAAGGTGTGAGCAAGCGTTTATCTAAACCAGAACTGTTTGATCATGCCATTAAGGATATTGATAAGATTTATATTGATATTGAAATTGCATTTAGGACTTTCTATCCGCAATTGATGGCCTATAGCAAAATTTATAGCCGTAAAACTCCAATAGAATATTTACCTTAA
- the queA gene encoding tRNA preQ1(34) S-adenosylmethionine ribosyltransferase-isomerase QueA yields the protein MRVADFSFDLPDELIARYPTAQRNASRLLTLSGQNGELADKHFTDLLNMINPGDLMVFNNTRVIPARLFGQKSTGGKLEILVERMLDDKRILAHVRSSKSPKVDTLIDLDGGYQMKMLARHDALFELELLSDKTILEVLEDVGHMPLPPYIDRPDEDADKERYQTVYNQTPGAVAAPTAGLHFDDAMLAELKAKGVNIAFVTLHVGAGTFQPVRVDNILEHKMHSEWANVPQDVVDLIAQTKANGHRVVAVGTTSVRSLESAARASGDGPLKAFSGDTDIFIYPGYQFKIVNAMVTNFHLPESTLIMLLSAFAGFDEVMNAYQHAITQKYRFFSYGDAMFVTKKAP from the coding sequence ATGCGTGTTGCAGATTTTTCATTCGACCTACCAGATGAGCTGATTGCTCGCTATCCGACAGCACAACGCAATGCTTCGCGTTTACTCACATTAAGTGGTCAAAACGGTGAACTCGCTGACAAGCACTTTACTGATTTACTCAATATGATCAATCCTGGTGACTTGATGGTGTTTAATAACACTCGAGTTATTCCTGCGCGTTTGTTCGGCCAAAAGTCCACTGGTGGCAAGCTTGAAATTCTCGTTGAGCGCATGCTTGACGATAAGCGTATCTTAGCCCATGTTCGCAGTTCAAAATCCCCTAAAGTAGATACGCTTATTGATTTAGATGGCGGCTATCAAATGAAAATGCTAGCGCGTCATGATGCATTATTTGAGCTTGAGTTACTGTCTGATAAAACCATATTAGAAGTACTTGAAGACGTCGGCCATATGCCACTGCCTCCTTATATTGACCGTCCGGATGAAGATGCTGATAAAGAGCGTTATCAAACGGTATATAACCAAACACCAGGGGCCGTTGCTGCTCCTACCGCAGGCTTACATTTCGATGATGCCATGCTGGCAGAGTTAAAAGCCAAGGGTGTCAATATTGCGTTTGTGACCTTGCATGTGGGAGCTGGTACGTTCCAACCAGTACGAGTCGATAATATTCTTGAGCACAAGATGCATTCAGAGTGGGCTAACGTTCCGCAAGATGTCGTTGACCTTATAGCACAAACTAAAGCCAATGGTCATCGTGTCGTTGCCGTTGGTACCACGTCAGTTCGTTCACTTGAAAGTGCAGCTCGAGCGAGTGGAGATGGTCCATTAAAAGCGTTCAGTGGCGATACCGATATTTTTATTTACCCAGGTTATCAATTTAAAATAGTTAATGCGATGGTGACCAATTTTCATTTGCCCGAGTCAACATTAATCATGTTATTAAGTGCTTTTGCCGGTTTTGATGAGGTAATGAATGCCTATCAACACGCCATAACACAAAAATATCGCTTTTTTAGCTATGGTGATGCCATGTTTGTGACGAAAAAAGCCCCCTAA
- the tgt gene encoding tRNA guanosine(34) transglycosylase Tgt: MKFELDTTDGRARRGRLIFDRGTVETPAFMPVGTYGTVKGMTPEEVRATGADILLGNTFHLWLRPGEEIMRKHGDLHDFMNWQRPILTDSGGFQVFSLGDIRKITEEGVHFRSPINGEKIFLDPEKSMQIQDSLGSDVVMIFDECTPYPATHDEARKSMQMSLRWAKRSRDEFDRLENPNSLFGIIQGGVFEDLRDESVKGLVDIGFDGYAVGGLAVGEPKADMHRILEHVCPQIPADKPRYLMGVGKPEDLVEGVRRGVDMFDCVMPTRNARNGHLFTSEGVIKIRNARHRDDTATLDAKCDCYTCKNYSRAYLYHLDRCNEILGARLNTIHNLRYYQMLMEGLRGAIETGTLDTFVKEFYTSLGREVPELIV; the protein is encoded by the coding sequence ATGAAATTTGAATTAGACACAACGGACGGTCGTGCACGTCGCGGACGACTTATTTTTGATCGTGGCACTGTTGAAACGCCAGCATTTATGCCAGTGGGAACATACGGTACGGTAAAAGGCATGACACCTGAAGAAGTGCGAGCCACTGGCGCCGACATTTTATTGGGTAACACCTTCCATTTGTGGTTACGTCCAGGCGAAGAAATCATGCGTAAGCATGGTGACCTTCATGACTTTATGAACTGGCAGCGTCCCATTTTAACTGACTCGGGTGGATTCCAAGTGTTCAGTTTGGGTGATATTCGTAAAATCACTGAAGAAGGTGTTCATTTCCGTTCACCAATAAATGGTGAAAAGATTTTCTTAGATCCAGAAAAATCAATGCAAATTCAGGATTCTTTGGGATCTGACGTAGTGATGATTTTTGATGAATGTACTCCGTATCCAGCAACACATGATGAAGCGCGTAAGTCGATGCAAATGTCACTGCGTTGGGCTAAACGTTCACGTGATGAATTTGACCGCTTAGAAAATCCAAATTCTTTGTTTGGTATTATTCAAGGTGGCGTGTTTGAAGATTTACGTGACGAGAGTGTAAAGGGTCTTGTAGATATTGGTTTTGATGGTTATGCCGTAGGTGGCTTAGCTGTGGGTGAGCCTAAAGCAGATATGCACCGCATTTTAGAGCATGTTTGCCCGCAAATTCCTGCGGATAAGCCACGTTATTTAATGGGCGTAGGTAAACCTGAAGATTTAGTTGAAGGGGTGCGCCGTGGTGTCGATATGTTTGATTGTGTGATGCCAACGCGAAATGCCCGTAATGGCCATTTATTTACCAGTGAAGGTGTGATTAAAATTCGCAATGCACGTCATCGTGATGACACTGCAACATTAGATGCTAAGTGTGATTGTTACACTTGTAAAAACTATTCACGTGCTTATTTGTACCATTTAGATCGTTGCAATGAAATTTTAGGTGCACGTTTAAACACCATTCATAATTTACGTTATTACCAAATGTTGATGGAAGGTTTGCGTGGCGCAATTGAGACAGGTACATTAGACACCTTTGTTAAGGAGTTCTACACCAGTCTTGGTCGTGAAGTACCTGAGTTAATCGTTTAA
- the yajC gene encoding preprotein translocase subunit YajC, with protein MFISNAYASPISGAAGGETMQLVFMLVMFGLIFYFMIFRPQSKRVKEHKNLMASISKGDEVLTSGGILGKVTKIGDESDYVLLAINDNNQITIKKDYIAAVLPKGSIQSL; from the coding sequence ATGTTTATTTCAAATGCATATGCAAGTCCAATCAGTGGTGCAGCCGGTGGCGAAACCATGCAGTTAGTCTTCATGCTCGTCATGTTTGGATTAATTTTTTACTTCATGATTTTCCGTCCACAGTCAAAGCGTGTTAAAGAGCACAAAAACCTAATGGCATCGATTTCAAAAGGTGATGAAGTGTTAACTAGTGGTGGCATTCTTGGTAAAGTGACCAAAATTGGTGACGAAAGTGATTATGTATTATTAGCCATTAATGATAACAACCAAATCACGATTAAAAAGGATTATATCGCAGCGGTATTGCCTAAAGGTTCTATCCAGTCGTTATAA
- the secD gene encoding protein translocase subunit SecD: MLNKYPMWKNIMVMLVIAIGSFYAIPNLFGEDHAVQIVATRGAEVTASTQTSVVDLLKAQGIAVKRAELENGQLLVRVQNPEQQLVAKEAIAELLGQKYTVALNLAPATPEWLEAVGGSPMKLGLDLRGGVHFLMEVDMGEAVRKMEEAKIADFRSQLREEKIRYAGIRKTPNGIAIKFRDAETVDQAETYLKTRSNDMTYTDASSGDEFMLLATMSDAYLKQIKEEALQQNITTIRNRVNELGVAEPVVQRQGAERIIVELPGVQDTARAKEILGATASIEFRMVDDKADVSAAASGRVPPGDEVYQRREGGIAVLKKEVMLTGDHITGAQPTFDQYSRPQVAINLDSKGGSIFSNVTKDNIGKPMATLFIEYKDSGTRNPDGTVKMTRIEEVISVATIQARLGRNFVITGLEHTEAQSLALLLRAGALIAPVTIVEERTIGPSLGAENIQNGVQAMVWGMVVVLIFMMIYYRAFGFIANLALMANLIMVVGVMSMIPGAVLTLPGIAGMVLTVGMAVDGNVLIFERIREELLAGRSVQQAIHEGYGNAFSTIADANITTFMTALILFAVGTGAVKGFAVTLMIGIATSMFTAIVGTRSIVNAVWGGKRVKSLSI; encoded by the coding sequence GTGTTAAATAAATACCCAATGTGGAAAAATATCATGGTGATGCTTGTCATCGCCATTGGTAGTTTTTATGCAATTCCAAATTTGTTTGGTGAAGACCATGCGGTGCAAATTGTCGCAACTCGTGGTGCAGAAGTTACGGCATCGACTCAGACGTCTGTGGTTGATTTATTAAAGGCTCAGGGTATTGCTGTAAAGCGTGCAGAGCTTGAAAATGGTCAATTATTAGTTCGCGTGCAAAACCCAGAGCAGCAGCTGGTGGCCAAAGAGGCTATCGCTGAACTGCTTGGTCAAAAATATACCGTGGCATTGAACTTAGCACCGGCAACCCCTGAATGGCTTGAAGCTGTTGGTGGGTCGCCGATGAAATTAGGTTTAGATTTACGTGGTGGAGTTCATTTCTTAATGGAAGTGGATATGGGCGAAGCAGTCCGTAAAATGGAAGAAGCTAAAATAGCTGATTTCAGAAGCCAGCTTCGTGAAGAAAAAATTCGTTATGCTGGTATTCGTAAAACGCCAAACGGAATTGCGATTAAGTTTCGAGATGCTGAAACGGTTGACCAAGCTGAGACTTATTTAAAAACTCGCAGCAATGACATGACATACACCGATGCAAGTAGCGGTGATGAGTTTATGCTTCTTGCTACTATGAGTGATGCTTATCTTAAGCAAATTAAGGAAGAAGCATTACAACAAAACATTACCACCATTCGTAACCGTGTAAACGAGTTGGGTGTAGCTGAGCCGGTAGTACAACGCCAAGGCGCCGAGCGTATTATTGTTGAGCTGCCCGGAGTACAAGACACTGCTCGTGCAAAAGAAATTTTAGGCGCTACGGCATCGATTGAATTTCGTATGGTTGATGACAAAGCTGACGTAAGTGCTGCTGCAAGTGGTCGTGTCCCTCCTGGTGATGAAGTATATCAACGTCGTGAAGGCGGAATTGCAGTATTGAAGAAGGAAGTGATGCTAACGGGTGATCATATCACTGGTGCTCAACCTACTTTTGATCAATATAGCCGTCCTCAGGTCGCTATTAATCTTGATTCAAAAGGCGGCTCAATATTCTCTAACGTCACCAAAGATAATATCGGTAAACCAATGGCAACATTGTTTATCGAATATAAAGATAGCGGTACACGCAATCCTGATGGCACAGTGAAAATGACTCGGATTGAAGAAGTTATTTCTGTTGCAACTATCCAAGCTCGTTTAGGCCGTAACTTTGTGATTACCGGTCTAGAACACACTGAAGCACAAAGCTTAGCGTTACTGTTACGTGCGGGTGCGTTGATTGCGCCAGTAACGATTGTTGAAGAAAGAACCATTGGTCCAAGCCTAGGTGCTGAAAACATTCAAAACGGTGTTCAAGCGATGGTTTGGGGTATGGTTGTCGTATTAATCTTCATGATGATTTATTACCGTGCATTTGGTTTTATTGCCAATCTTGCATTGATGGCTAACCTCATCATGGTTGTTGGTGTGATGTCTATGATCCCAGGTGCGGTGTTAACCTTACCGGGTATTGCCGGCATGGTGCTAACAGTGGGTATGGCTGTTGATGGTAACGTGCTTATTTTTGAGCGTATTCGCGAAGAGCTACTTGCTGGTCGCAGCGTTCAACAAGCTATCCATGAAGGTTATGGTAATGCGTTTTCAACGATTGCCGATGCTAACATCACCACCTTTATGACCGCGTTAATTTTATTTGCTGTCGGTACCGGTGCGGTGAAAGGCTTTGCTGTTACCTTAATGATAGGTATCGCGACTTCGATGTTTACAGCCATAGTTGGCACTCGCTCAATCGTGAATGCGGTTTGGGGTGGTAAGCGCGTTAAGTCTTTGTCTATCTAA
- the secF gene encoding protein translocase subunit SecF produces the protein MLQIFSVKNTVDFLRHALPISVMSLILVIASFVSLGVQGINWGLDFTGGTVVEMEFSAPVDLNALRATMTTDEAEGAVVQNFGSSRDILVRLPVRNELKSDVQVAAVLTAAQSIDSGVIQKRVEFVGPQVGKELAEQGGLAVIVALICILIYVSFRFEWRLAAGSVAALAHDVIVTLGVFSVLQLEFDLTVLAGLLTVVGYSLNDTIVVYDRIRENFLKMRKATPVEIVNTSITQTMSRTVITTGTTLITVIALFLKGGTMIHGFATALLLGIFVGTYSSIYVASYLAIKLGINREHMLPVEIEKEGADQPSMMP, from the coding sequence ATGTTGCAGATATTTTCAGTAAAGAACACCGTCGACTTCCTTCGTCATGCACTTCCTATTAGTGTTATGTCGTTGATCTTAGTTATTGCTTCTTTTGTGTCGTTAGGCGTCCAAGGTATTAACTGGGGATTAGACTTTACCGGTGGTACGGTTGTTGAAATGGAGTTTTCAGCTCCAGTCGACTTAAATGCTTTACGTGCAACAATGACGACAGATGAAGCAGAAGGTGCAGTGGTACAGAACTTTGGTTCAAGCCGCGACATTTTAGTTCGTCTACCCGTCAGAAATGAGCTAAAAAGCGATGTGCAGGTTGCGGCAGTATTAACTGCAGCCCAGTCAATTGATTCAGGCGTGATTCAAAAACGTGTTGAATTTGTTGGGCCACAAGTTGGTAAGGAATTAGCTGAGCAGGGTGGCTTAGCGGTTATTGTTGCCTTAATTTGTATTCTTATCTATGTATCCTTTCGTTTTGAATGGCGCTTAGCTGCAGGTTCTGTTGCCGCGTTAGCACATGACGTTATTGTAACCTTAGGGGTATTTTCGGTATTACAGCTTGAGTTTGACTTGACCGTATTGGCAGGTTTATTAACGGTTGTGGGTTACTCACTTAACGATACTATCGTAGTGTATGACCGTATCCGTGAAAACTTCCTTAAAATGCGTAAAGCTACTCCAGTAGAGATTGTAAATACCTCAATCACTCAGACTATGAGTCGTACTGTTATTACCACAGGTACTACATTAATTACCGTTATAGCGCTGTTTTTAAAAGGCGGCACAATGATCCATGGCTTTGCAACTGCATTGTTATTAGGTATTTTTGTTGGTACATACTCATCGATTTATGTGGCAAGTTATTTAGCCATTAAATTGGGTATTAACCGTGAGCATATGTTACCGGTAGAGATTGAGAAAGAAGGTGCAGATCAACCTTCAATGATGCCTTAA
- a CDS encoding DUF3224 domain-containing protein — translation MTKIVLKGVFQITAWNESTYAEHDNNSKQTIAEITQTYSGDINGSAQIRYVMSYQNGEAAVFVGMEYLTINTPEIAGTIVLQHNGVFSQGVAQSQFNIIADSGTENLHQFIGHGEFTSTENGQAEYLITLDHD, via the coding sequence ATGACAAAAATAGTCTTAAAAGGTGTATTTCAAATCACAGCTTGGAATGAATCGACTTATGCTGAACACGACAATAACAGCAAACAAACCATTGCTGAAATTACTCAAACTTATTCTGGTGATATCAATGGTTCAGCTCAAATTCGCTATGTAATGTCATATCAAAATGGGGAGGCTGCGGTATTTGTTGGAATGGAGTACTTAACCATAAACACGCCAGAAATAGCTGGCACCATAGTGTTACAACATAATGGGGTATTTTCACAAGGTGTTGCCCAAAGCCAGTTCAATATAATCGCTGACTCGGGTACCGAAAACTTGCATCAATTTATTGGTCACGGTGAGTTTACATCAACTGAAAACGGCCAAGCTGAATACCTCATTACCTTAGATCATGACTAA
- a CDS encoding putative signal transducing protein, which yields MEQRKVLLAGGNLLQAHTWKGLLETSGIEVDLKGEALIGGVGGLPIEMQTVELWVANNQLVAAQTLLDALDIEQPQWQCVQCHEINEGSFELCWQCSSPKSEMHNE from the coding sequence ATGGAACAACGAAAAGTATTATTGGCCGGTGGTAATCTACTGCAGGCTCACACATGGAAAGGGTTACTTGAAACCAGTGGCATTGAAGTTGATCTTAAAGGCGAGGCACTCATTGGTGGTGTCGGCGGTTTGCCTATAGAAATGCAGACGGTCGAGTTATGGGTAGCAAATAATCAACTTGTCGCTGCGCAAACGTTACTTGATGCACTCGATATCGAGCAACCTCAATGGCAATGTGTTCAATGCCATGAAATTAACGAAGGAAGTTTTGAATTGTGTTGGCAATGCAGTTCCCCAAAAAGTGAAATGCATAATGAATAA
- a CDS encoding rhodanese-like domain-containing protein, whose protein sequence is MQASPAFASLVDSVLPHVTLLTIEQYQQQDQWQLIDVREDSEWLQGHLPNAKHLSRGIIERDIEHRFPDKNTPILLYCGAGQRAALSAYNLQLMGYTQVASMIGGYRAWIQHQFPIVED, encoded by the coding sequence ATGCAAGCATCACCAGCATTCGCTAGTTTGGTTGATTCTGTTTTACCCCATGTAACTTTGTTAACGATTGAACAATATCAACAACAAGATCAATGGCAATTAATTGATGTACGAGAAGATAGCGAGTGGTTACAAGGACATTTACCTAATGCAAAACACCTCAGTCGTGGCATTATTGAACGTGATATAGAGCATCGTTTCCCAGATAAAAATACCCCAATATTACTTTATTGTGGAGCAGGTCAACGTGCAGCATTATCTGCCTATAACTTACAGCTTATGGGTTATACGCAAGTTGCCTCAATGATTGGTGGTTACCGTGCATGGATACAACATCAATTCCCTATCGTTGAAGACTGA
- a CDS encoding precorrin-2 dehydrogenase/sirohydrochlorin ferrochelatase family protein has product MQYFPLFVDTQGLRVLLVGAGEVATRKLDLLSRTDAHIHVIAPTVANDIEHYYSLGRIQLSRREVRSDDIANVDIIYLATADEQLNKDFAQLATERGIWVNVVDSPKFCRFITPSIVDRGRLVVAISTAGAAPVFARTIRSRLETMLPSSLAPLFDFVASKREEVQNKLLAGKDRRLFWERFFTINQDKFDSSTEQRYLEAFENFGVKGEILLLTVDTPAHLLPIAAMPLLQTLDVIYSDSALDSEINELLRRDANRDVIPLVSDITHQYEQGSRMLIVSSVAQIAQFSAHFPMAKHLRPGAI; this is encoded by the coding sequence ATGCAATATTTCCCATTATTTGTTGATACTCAAGGTCTGCGGGTCTTATTGGTGGGTGCTGGTGAGGTTGCCACTCGTAAACTAGATCTGTTGTCTCGTACAGATGCTCATATTCATGTAATAGCACCAACGGTTGCCAACGATATTGAACATTATTATTCCCTAGGGCGCATTCAGTTGTCTCGCCGCGAAGTGCGCAGTGATGATATTGCCAATGTTGATATCATTTATCTTGCTACTGCCGATGAGCAATTGAACAAGGATTTTGCGCAATTGGCAACTGAGCGGGGGATTTGGGTGAATGTGGTCGATAGTCCTAAATTTTGTCGATTTATTACGCCTTCGATAGTGGATCGCGGTCGGTTAGTGGTTGCGATAAGTACCGCAGGTGCAGCGCCAGTTTTTGCGCGAACTATTCGTTCCCGCCTCGAGACAATGCTACCGTCATCGTTAGCCCCTCTGTTTGATTTTGTTGCCAGTAAACGCGAAGAAGTACAAAATAAATTGCTTGCTGGAAAAGATAGACGATTGTTTTGGGAGCGGTTTTTTACCATTAACCAAGATAAATTTGATTCGTCAACAGAACAGCGCTATCTAGAGGCCTTTGAAAACTTTGGTGTTAAGGGGGAAATCCTCTTGTTGACTGTGGATACGCCGGCACATTTACTCCCGATTGCTGCAATGCCTTTGTTACAGACGTTAGACGTGATCTACAGCGATAGTGCGCTGGATAGTGAGATTAATGAATTATTAAGGCGAGATGCAAACAGAGACGTTATTCCTTTAGTAAGTGATATCACACATCAATATGAACAAGGAAGTCGTATGCTAATCGTTTCTTCTGTTGCTCAAATCGCTCAGTTCAGTGCACATTTCCCGATGGCAAAACATCTACGACCTGGCGCGATTTAA
- a CDS encoding YaeQ family protein, giving the protein MAAKATVFKVSLQIADMDRHYYADHQFTLAQHPSETDTRMMVRLLAFALNASDSLVFSKGLCVDDEAELWDKSLSGEIDLWVEFGQADEKWLRKACGRSKQVILYTYGGRSVPIWWQQNQQAFTRYDNLTVINFPEEAVKQMEVFVSRNMALQVSISEGQVWLSDANDSVLIEPEILK; this is encoded by the coding sequence ATGGCTGCTAAAGCTACCGTTTTTAAAGTATCACTGCAGATTGCTGATATGGATCGTCATTATTATGCGGATCATCAATTTACCCTAGCACAACACCCATCTGAAACGGATACTCGTATGATGGTACGTTTACTGGCATTCGCTTTAAATGCATCGGATAGTTTAGTGTTTAGTAAAGGTTTATGCGTTGATGATGAAGCAGAGCTTTGGGACAAAAGCTTGAGTGGTGAAATCGATCTTTGGGTTGAGTTTGGTCAAGCGGACGAAAAGTGGCTCAGAAAAGCTTGTGGACGATCAAAGCAAGTCATTCTATATACTTATGGTGGCCGAAGTGTGCCTATTTGGTGGCAACAAAACCAGCAAGCATTCACCCGCTACGATAATTTAACCGTGATTAACTTTCCTGAAGAGGCGGTCAAACAAATGGAAGTTTTTGTTAGTCGTAACATGGCATTACAAGTCAGCATAAGTGAGGGGCAAGTGTGGCTATCTGATGCTAATGATAGTGTGTTGATCGAGCCTGAAATATTAAAGTAA
- a CDS encoding CBS domain-containing protein translates to MKQLALYPIERIDELTSPEAHEDISMLSSAINVFTDFKNVTPQVIESSTSAVNVEHLMQKSHVRLKLVIDNKNRFIGLISFESLQNQEILKRVAAGHQREQLTVADFMIPKEQLKAIDFDDLSYARIGDVIETLQSAGQQHCLVLDRENHTIRGVLSANDIARRLKLAVDVSTPNSFASIFDVITKNQQPVGLKVP, encoded by the coding sequence GTGAAGCAATTAGCCCTGTACCCAATTGAAAGAATTGATGAATTGACCTCGCCAGAAGCTCATGAAGACATTTCAATGCTTTCCTCGGCCATAAATGTGTTTACTGATTTCAAGAATGTGACTCCACAAGTTATCGAATCGAGTACATCAGCTGTTAACGTTGAACATTTAATGCAGAAGTCTCATGTGCGTCTAAAATTAGTGATCGATAATAAAAACAGGTTTATCGGCTTAATCAGTTTTGAGTCTTTACAAAATCAAGAGATATTAAAACGTGTTGCTGCGGGGCATCAGCGTGAACAGCTTACGGTTGCTGATTTTATGATCCCTAAGGAACAACTTAAAGCGATTGATTTTGACGATTTAAGTTATGCACGAATAGGTGATGTGATTGAGACATTGCAGTCAGCAGGGCAGCAGCATTGTTTAGTGTTAGATCGAGAAAATCATACTATTCGAGGCGTATTATCTGCTAATGATATTGCTCGCCGATTAAAGCTTGCCGTCGATGTAAGTACACCAAACTCTTTTGCATCAATATTTGACGTTATTACTAAAAATCAGCAACCTGTTGGACTGAAAGTACCATAA